The sequence below is a genomic window from Gossypium hirsutum isolate 1008001.06 chromosome A11, Gossypium_hirsutum_v2.1, whole genome shotgun sequence.
ctatgaatgttataataattataaaatatccataagttgtctgatatatccggtaatgccttgtagcCTTGTTctggcgacggtttggggttagggggtgttacaaatttagttTAATGGGCTAAATTGCATaaggaataaaagtttaattatagattaaagaagtaaaagggactaatctagtaattagaccctaagtgccatgtgtgtgttaatattgaataacgtgtgtaatagttggtatatatgtgtaatagctataagatattttatgttatagctattacacatgttagttttatatttattataggttaataatagtataatataGTATAATGAGTAAAGAATAGAAAAGTTATAGAGAGCAAacgagagaaagaaagaaagatagaaagactaacagagagcaaacgtgagaaagaaagaaggaaagaaagaaagaaataaaaaagggaaatttgaggattaaggccctaaagtttgattggtaagttgttttagctcattttcctatgatttttatatttgtagatgcctaattcaaagttctacatgtatgaggttaaaatgaagaaaaatagagaattttcagatattgatttagttgaataaattgaggttttatgggttaaattgatagaaattgaagttagaagtgattagttaaaggaatttctaagttaggtttaaatagggactaagttgaatagagttcaaaatttatgttttataatgaattttatgagttagaaattgttaatgagttgattaaaagagaatatgaagcttaagttaaagaaaaaagattagtaatagaaaaaggacgaaattggaatttttgtaaaagtttggtagaaagtgaaaatgtgttttatgaattaatatattgatgatttttaattgtatgattgttagtagcaaacgtagcaccggatacgtcatcaaagaagggaaaagagaaagtgaacgaagatatcgattaaattcgataaatatcggtttgtatttctataaactgagcttaatcgttattgctatatttgatatttatattatatgaaaatgtgaatgaggtaagtattcttactatattgaaatgaatgtgattttgaataccctattaacagtgtcgggctagtcggatatagttgacatgtcataggaattggaagtattgggatattccgacattgagtcgatgagacactatgtgtcgactaatgttaaagttccggatttgttccgatgaagtactttgtgtactataatgttaaagttccggatttgttccgatgaagcactatgtgcttatcccggagtgtgggttggatccgtgtatccgtcagtgtccgagttatgttaataagggtaaataaagtaaagattattAATGTACTGATTgattgactgttattgaaatgatgattgatattgaataacaacaataatgtgtttgaattaccatgttttaaagttgattaagttattgtttatagaaataccactgagagtattctcagcgtacggtttgtttccgtacgcaggctaggtacgaaagtataaggactcagcatacaagccgatccccaaactcaaattggtgaagtttctatctttttggaaaatggcattgtacctaggatgtcttttggtcattttgaaagtatctaagttgttaagtgatattttagtatgttttgtaaatgttatcaaaaccttaagtatggtatgttttgatatgttagtgaagagtaataagaggaagtgttggtaaatattgtagagagaagaaatgaagatgttataaacttagttatcaacattttatactaaaacagatttggacagtagcggtagtccaactttgaaaatataccaaaaatagtagaacgtgaattagattatgaataaaatatgtaattgaatcttaatgaatctattttcatatggaagaaataaaataggtaaaagagttgtattttatgagatatttatgttttggtgaaatagggttagaacaatttctggattccctattctgactttagaaattcaccataaattgtgtattaataattaggactcaaactttatatgtatggattctttattgagtctatttttaattgaaacaaatggcatagtcattggatttctatACAagaataaatttgattcgtagtgcacaagggtcagagtagccgaaccctgaaacaggggagaatttttctaataaactgtactaattgacctgaccaaaaattctagaaaatatttagtaagtagatatatgagtatagtttcaaggaaaatttacggaattagatttcgagttttgtaactcgagatatgatttttttagcgaccgtgacgcagatggatagtttactacgaaaactgtttaagtgctaagataagttttgtaatgtctcctgctcgactccggcgacagtctcgggtaGGGGGACGTTACAAGATATGCAACTGAATTTGTACCGACTGAAACTGACAGATGCAAACGATTTCTAAGAGGACTGCGAGATGAATTTCAACTGCAATTGATGCCTCTACGGATTATAGAGTTTGCAGATCTAATAGAAAGAACTAAAATGATTGAGCAAGTACTGGGGAAGAGTAAAAAGTATGAAACTGTTCATTCAGTGAAAAACGTCCTGGAATTGCGAGTTCAAATCAGCAATTCAAACGATCGAGGGAATCTCGCGGTGGTGGAAGATTTAGTTCAAGATCAGAAAGAGGAGACAGAAGTCGAAAGAGACAAACTACTGTATCTACTGGTAGTATCAGAAGCCCAGCTCAGAATACTGAAATTCTAGAATGTGAGTATTGTGGAAATAGACATAGATAAGAATGTAGAAGGTTAACTGGGGGTTGCTTCCGATGTAGATCCATTGATCATTTTGTTAAAGATTGCTCGAAGATTGGTAATGCAGCACCAATGGTATCACAAAGATCTGAATCTGCTTCTAGAGGTCGAGGATCTGGCCAAAGTGGTCCAGTTGCTAGATGAGGTACTAAAAGAACTAGTGAAAATGCTACCTAACAATCCGAAGTAAAAGTTCCGGCCCGAGCATATGTTGTAAGAACTCGAGATGAGGGGGATGCTCGTGATGTAGTGACAGGTATATTCTTGTTACATTTAGAACCCGTATATACTTTAATAGATCCAGGATCGTCGCATTCCTATGTTAATACAAAACTAGTTGAGATGGGAAATTTAAAATCTGAATTGTCTAGAATAACGATAGAAGTGTTTAGTCTATTGGCGAAAACTGTGTTAGTAAATCAAATATGTCGAATATGTCCGTTAATGATTCAGGATAGAATCTTTTCTGTTGATCTGCTGATTATGCCATTTGGCGATTTTGACATTATATTGGGTATTGACTGGTTGTCAGAATATGGAGTAATTTTGgactgttataaaaaaaatttactattcaaaatgAAGATGGAAAACggattgaagtaaatggtataAGGACTAGTGGTTCAGCTCGAATCATTTCTGCAGTTAAAGCTAGTAAGCTTCTTTACCAAGGATGTGCTACTTTTTTAGCCTATGTTATTAACTCCGATTCAGCTAAGAGTCAGTGCAGTAAAATTCGGACTGTATGtaaatttcctgatgtgtttcctgaagaattacctggattaccttcTGATCGAGAAGTTGAATTTACGATTGAAGTATACTCGGGTACAGATCTAGTGCCAATACCTCCATATCGAATGTCACCTACTGAGTTGAAGGAGCTGAAGGTACAATTACAAAACTTACTGGACCGAAGGTTTATACAACCTAGTACGTCACTGTGAGGAGCTTCAGTGTTAttcattaaaaagaaagatggttcgatgcggttgtgtattgattaccgacagtTGAACAATGTGACTGCTAAGAATAAATACACATTACctcgcattgatgatttatttgatcaattaaaaggagcttctgtatttttaaaaattaatttgagatCGGGATATTACAGCTGAAGGTAAAGGATAGTGATGTACCGAAGACAACATTCCGTACacggtatggacattatgaatttttggtgatgccatttgggttaacaaatgctccgactgcttttatggatcttatgaatcagatttttcaaccgtatttggatcagttcgtagtggtttttattgatgacatcttggtataCTCGAAGTCTGAATCTGAACATGAACAGCATATTCGAATTGTTTTGCAAATATTGCGAGAGAAACAATTATATGGGAAATTGAGTAAGTGTAAATTTTAGTTAACAGAGGTTGTATTCCTTGGTCATGTAGTATCAGCAGATGAGATAAGAGTAGATCTAAAGAAAATTGAAGCCATACTTCAGTGGAAAATTCCCAGAAATGTGTCAGAGGTACGTAGTTTCCTTGGTTTGGCAGGATATTATGGAAGGTTTGTgaatggattttcaaaaatagctttacCGATGACAAAATTACTACAAAAGAATGTTCCATTTGTTTGGAGTGAgcagtgtcagaaaagttttgaaacgttgaagcaaatgttgacagaggcacTAGTATTAACTTTGCCAGAGTCGGGAAAAGATTTCGTTGTGTACAATGATGCTTCTTTAAATGGTCTTGGGTGTGTACTGATGCAAAacggaaaggtaattgcttatgcttcgCGACAATTAAAACCCCATGAACgtaattatccgactcatgatctggAATTAGCAACGGTGatttttgctctaaagatttggagacattatctatatggtgagaaatgctaTATCTACACTGATAATaaagtctcaagtattttctgtcacagaaagaattgaatttgagacagtgtcggtggatagaacttttaaaagattataattgtgttattgactatcatccgggtaaagctaatgtggtagctgatgcatTAAGTAGGAAGGCTGCAACTGagttgagagcaatgtttgcacagCTCAGTATTGTTGATGATGGAAGTATTTTGGCTGAATTGAGAGTAAAACCAGTAATGTTTGATCAAATCAGAACAGTACAGTTAGAAGCTGTAAAGTTAATGAAGAAGAGGGAGACGGTACAGAATGGTACAACAGAGAATTTTAGCATTGATGAGCATGATTGTATCGTGAAGAAAAGGAAtatttagggttttagagtttcaagcttgattggtaagtcaatttgatcccctttcttataattttgatgtCTATGAAATTCTAGGAAAGAATACTACTTGAGTTAtattgaaatttagaaagttattgaatttttagatgttaattaagttgaataaatggaagaattaagtgttaatttgatggaaattcaaATTAGAAGTGGGagaatgattaaattgtgaaagaaaaTATAGGTCTTGCAATaatagggattgaattgagaagatgttataattagtgttttatgttgaaatttaagaGTTGGGatagtttaaaatgataattgaatgaaaatataggatttattttgaagaaaaagaatggttatggtggaaggactaaattggaattttagTAAAAGTTACATGGAAATTAAAGAATGTGttgttaaataatatatattgataattttaaatgttaaattttatgtagccaacGTAGCACCAGAAACATCATCAAAAAAGGAaaaggagaaagtgaacgaggatatTGAGTAAATTCGAGAaattcggtttgtatttctataaactgaatttaataattatttgttgaatttattatttaatatgaatggtaaatattattattatggtcttgaattgaataaaaattcatgaattattagtgattattgatattgaattgaatatgtgaatagtatgtgaatattgaatgaaatttttaaaaaaaaaagtatattgtattgaaattgaattgcatGTCCATTGATATGGAAAAGTGTATTGAAATGAaactgaaaatttgaaagttttgaaATCCCTATCAACTGTATTGGGctagtcgaatatagttggcatgccataggattggaagtgttcagggatatttcgactgtgtgtcgatgagacactatatgtgtcgactactgtgactgtttcggattcgttccgaagacgtactctgtacctgactgtgactgttactgttactgttactgttaccgttaccaTTACCGTTATGGTGTATTCTGGCTccggccgatgaaacactgtatgctatcccggtgtgtgggttggatttgtgtatccgtccaagtctgagttatgttaataggggtaaatgaaagtaCTAAAGATAAAGATGACTGTAACTATTATACAAATATTGAAagatattgaatgatatgaaaagtataaaagaattgtttaataaaaaaacactttattatgataaattgaaataaatatttttaagaaaaatatcaatcccataaatttaataaaataaattagtaaataaataaataacttagTTTCAACAAGTTTAAAGCATCTTTTGAACTCTGCAAAAGTGAGAAGCTTGGGACCATACTAATAGGGGACCATTAAGTCAAGTAATTTTAGTTTTGGACGACTCTTTGTTTTACTTTTAGGAATGAAGCAAAAATTCCTTTAATGCACATAcattctattatttatattaaagaaGCTTTGATTTTTTAGTGGATTCTCATCCACCAATCACCAACTCCACCACCACCGCAAGGAACCCGCGAAACAggtcctttttccttttttataatttcttttttttactttttcgtATACATATCCTTTGGATTTTTTTCAACTTTCTCAGTGATTCATTGTTTTGaagtttcatattttttattggcTTCTCATACATACTCCACCAACCCCTGTTTTCTGTTTTCAGTTTCCACCACCTAACTCACCGACCACAAGGAACCCACGAACCagtcttttttacttttttttattcacaTATACGTATCCTTCCagtcttttttacttttttttattcacaTATACGTACCTTtgtcttttttcaattttcgcAGTGATTCATTGTTTCAAAGCTTCAAACTTTGGCATTCTTTAGTGTTTCTATTTCTTTGGAAAAGGTCTTTCTGTGTAGCATCAATGGAAGCTAAGTTGTTCATAGCTTCTTCTTCTCCAGCTTCGTTTTCTGTTAACGGAACCACCGAACTTTCAAGACCCAGTTTTCCTTTAACTTCACAAACCAGGGAATTTCCCATCTTTAAGCTCCATTGCTCTGCAAGGTTGTCAAAGACAGCCATTCAATCTATTCATGCTTCCACCAAGTCTATTGGGTATAAAACTATCCTCCCTTTTGCCTCTTCTTTTGTTCAAAACTCCAATTCAGGTTTTTGATTGTTGAaaatttattctttctttattttttctctgTTCTTTTGCTTTGGTTGTGCTTGACTGTGGACTTCGCTGACCTTACTTTATAATTGCGTTCGTTTCAATGCTTCAGTTGTTTATAATTCCATTGTTAGGATTCCTGGAATCTTGTAATTTAATTGTTATTCTGATGTTTGGCAAGAAAATGTTTTCCTGGCTGATTAATGTCTGAATTCCTTTTTTCTcactgaattttttaaaatttattttggaatGGATTTTATACCTTTATCATGTCACTACTGAATCAATTACTTTTCCCCCCTTCTGGAGAGCTCCAATTTGAGTGCTCTGGCCAACATTGTGGAAAACACtttctgaatctttttttaatcCGTTGGTGTTTCCATGGTGCAGTAGCTGATTTCTTTTTGACATTTGATAAAGGTTTTTGATAACTTAATGTTATGGTAACATCTCTTTAGATCAACAAGAATCAAGCCAAGGGTGGATAAGAGCGAGAACTTGACCCTCGAGGCAGTGAGGTACTCGTTAATTCGACAAGAGGACAGCATTATATTTAGCCTTCTAGAGAGAGCTCAATATTGTTATAATAAGGATACATATGACCCTGATGCCTTTTCAATGGATGGGTTCCATGGCTCCTTAGTTGAATATATGCTTAGAGAAAGCGAAAAGCTTCATGCCAAGGTATTTATAGTCAATAATCATAGGGAGAAAGGAGATACGTGTAGCAAAATCCACGTTGCTTTTCTCATAAACCCTTTAATTGCATGTTAGGTTGGCAGGTACAGGAGCCCGGATGAGCATCCTTTCTTCCCTGATGAATTACCTGAGCCCTTGTTGCCACCTTTGCAATATCCACAGGTAAAATAATAGGACCGGATAGTAGGCATTACTTTTTTCGCTCTTTTGCAGTGGCCTTGGACTTTTGTTCATTGCTCCATACGTCCAAATTCTCGTATTCTGTATTTTATTTGAACTTCTAAGTATTTGTTACTGCCATCACTCTAGCTGTAAAGGGATGGAATATGTTGAGGTCTGTCTTAGATTCATATTTGacagggtaaaatgataattcatGGAAAAACGTAGTTTTTCGCTAGGAAATCAGTTTTAGGTAGCCTCTTGAAAGACTAGGGAGTTCTTCTCTATAACCCTTATCATCTATGTTACTCAAACTTGGGTGACACAGTGTGTGTCTGATATGATTACATGTTCAACATTAGTAtgcttaaactttttaaaaagattttCCATATTTGGAGGGTCTTTGTAGATTCCTACTACCATTTTGGTGATGAATGATGCTCCTCTTGTCATCATGAGAATACAACATTTAAATTCTTATGCTGAGTAATGCTATCGTCCTATTTATTATAATGAGATAAAAGCTTGAAGAGGCGTTGTTTGACTAAAAACAATATCCGAGTTAAAGCGTTTTGGCATGACTGAAAAGTCAAAACCTATTAGCCCTCCTCTTGCTCATCATTTCAAGGTTAATGTCTCTATGTCGCTAAAGAATGATACAGAAAGAGAATATATGCATGATCCAAGAAAGGAGCATTGGGAAGCTATGAAATAGATTTTGCAATATATCCATaatacaatggattttgtaatatattattaatCCAGATTATGCTGGTGATCTGGACAATGACGGTCAACTACTAGTTATGTGTTTACTGTTGCAAATACACTAGTTAGTTGGAATTCTACTTTATAGTCAACAGTTGCCTTATCTACGATAGAAGCGAAGTATATGGAAATCACAGAGGCCGTAAAAGAGGCAAACTGGCTTCAAGGGTTGCTTGGTGAACtggaaattaaatagaaatattttaaaaagtgcATTGCGATAGTCAGAGTGCTATTCAATtaacaaaaaatcaaatttatcatgCAAAGACGAAGCACATTGATGTCTGATATTATTTTGTATGAGAGATCCAAGAAGGTGACGTAAAGATCCAGAAAATTTCAATTGAGATTCCTTCAAATATACTATGTTTGGACTTGATCAGTGTTAAATCTTGAAGTTTGAATTTTGAAGGCACTATCAAATGTTATTTTGCAAGGAGGTTGAAGATATGAAAATTTACTGGAGATAGAATCCCAAAACAATCTTTTTCTCTTTGTATTTGTAATTTTTCACTTTGTATCTTTTGCAGTGAAATATATTCAATAGTGTTTGGGCTATTAAATTACATTGAAGGGAGATTCTATCTAGGAAGTTACCATTTTctccaataattttttttttagaaattgaaCCTAGTgtattttttagtacaataatttactcTCTTTAATCTTATTCGcacaacattattaatatttatacattttttgaCACTCAGAATTTTATGCGGCGACTGCTAAGTTTTTAACTTCTTACTGGAGCCTTTTTTTTTCTGACAATCAAACAGGTACTACATCCCGCTGCTGATTCaataaacataaatccaaaagtGTGGCAAATGTACTTCAGAAATCTTATTCCCAGATTAGTAAAGGCAGGAGATGATGGGAATTGTGGATCTACTGCCGTTTGTGACACTGTATGTTTGCAGGTAAATATTTTAAGACAAGTTTCGATTGCATTTCCATTTCAGTTTCTGCTCGCTTTTTCACATGCCCATAATATGCCACCTTACATGCCTTTGTCTAAAATGGTGACTGACTTGGCATTATGTCTATCATTCTTGCTTTTCAAAGGATGAGGTGGGACCAAGACTTTCTCTAACTGCCAATAACATATGCTCCGACTCGGGGAGTTTCGTAGCATTGCTCTTTTTTCATTGCTTGAAATTGACAGCAAATTGTATATTAATTCACCTGCAAAACTAGTCTTCTTGGTTTATATTGGGCACTAAATCATGGAGAGTTGATCTTTAGTAACTAAACAATGTATTTGTCTGACGTCGGTATGTTTAACTTGTTTCAAAGATTTCCATATATTTTGAGTCATTGGAGATCTATCCTCATATCCATGTCCAGATATGTATCAGGTTATGGACATagatacttcaagaaaaatgaagactcGGAGCAACATAAACTCAGGTCTTACTGTAGGAGTTTACTCCATTTGTATTTCTTTAAGTGTGAACCATTGATGACTATGTTATCCAATTTTGAGGCTGATTCTCGAATGTATGTGCTTTGTTGGTCGAATAAGGTTTTCATGTCATGTGTAGATACCTGTTGTTCTGATTAGTTCTTCCATCGAACTGGTTATTGTACTCCAACAACTTGATGTTCTGGGAACCGCTGGATGCTTAACATTATGTGTGACTGCAGGCTCTTTCGAAGAGAATGCATTATGGAAAATTTGTGGCAGAATGTAAATACCAGGCATCTCCGGATGCTTATCGAGCTGCAATTAGAGAACAGGTATTATTTATCAGTTTTATTTAAAGAACAGTTCATTGAAACCTTTATTGAATTGCGTTCTCATTAtttgttcttaaattttattttatttttgcaggAAGGGATTGGCTGATGAAGTTGCTCACATATCCGTCTGTGGAAGAAGCGATCAAGAAAAGAGTAGAAATGAAAGCCAGAACTTACGGACAAGTAGTGCCGGATAATATGAACATGAAGGATGCTGATCAGATTTTTTCTCCTCAATATTATTCTCCTATTAAATCTGAGTTGTCGAAACAAATTAACATTTACCATGTTATTATTTAGCCCTTTGATTCGGATATAATCTCCAAAACTATCAACACAAAGCTATCGAAATTCTGAAATATGCAAGAGACTTTGAGAGGGCAAATTATTATCTTAGCCTCGTGTTGAAGTTTACACGGTTTGGAGACAAGTAAAAAAGGCTAAGTTCAGCAACATGAATTCAGAAAACATTAACCGTACAAGTACAAGCTTTTACTTCAAGGGATCAATCCATTAGAAAGGTTCATATCATGAAAGTCTGATCATCATATTGTTGGACTTGGGAGATGAAGAGTTTTAAAGAATACAACTTTCAAACATTTCcatctttttaataattttttgatatgCAATGAAGCGTTAACTGTAAACTGATGTAatcatttaaatatatttgtaattaaCGAATGTGGTGgaataaaattttggacaaaaatttcaGAACCAAAATCCCAAACCACCATTGACAATGTGGGGAAACAATGATGTAATTTGGAGATGAACAATGCATTGGTGTCTTACCATGTTAGCCAACTGAAAATTTAAGACACTTGGAGAGCCATGTTTCAATCAAAACTACAAATGTTCGAAAGGATATGTATGACTACGAACTACACATATGATAAAAGATTTTTTTTGTGTcaattagtaattttattttgttggatatgattcaattattttgaatttgttataATTATTAAGTTACGCTAAATGTAGAGCAATATAATGATAGTGGATCACATTGTAAAGGATGCATAGAGTCATTAAAGCAGAGATTATTTACATTTGAGATCATATTTTAGTACAATGTTGGTACTtcgttttgacttttttttttcaatctcttGAAAGAGGaagtatttataaattaaaaagaacaTATAATAAGTCTTTTATCTCATAATTACCTTTTTAGTAGAGTTTATCTTAAACTAAAATTAAGGTATGGTCTGAATTGACCACCTTTAAATAATTGCAGATATATGTATCTACCCAAGCTCTTGAGCAGTGCAAGATGGCTAACCCTGCTCTCATAAAGATCTCAAAGAAGCAAAAGAAGGTTATCTTAGAAATGTTGTTTCTATTAATGGGAAGATAATTAAATAtcgatattttaaaatatttataaacttaaaagaaatgatattttaaaatttatttttaaaagataaattatatcaataattactcaatttttaaatcaatcattaaacttttaaaaaataataaatcttacgaactttaattattttaaaaattttaattatacgaCCAAATAcctaaaatatcaaatataaagCGAGACAATTGAAGGAAGCATCAAAGTGCTTGGCCTGGCCttgcttttcctttttattatttatatattatgaatCCAGACAGCCCCAAATCTTCACCAATTTCCAATGCTCTTCTCCTAACCAATACCTGTTTACCACATTCCCTCTTGTTTCAATGGTTTCACTTGGATTAAGTAATTTGGATGAATCAACACTCCTGATTAGAGTCACTAAA
It includes:
- the LOC107924693 gene encoding chorismate mutase 1, chloroplastic, whose protein sequence is MEAKLFIASSSPASFSVNGTTELSRPSFPLTSQTREFPIFKLHCSARLSKTAIQSIHASTKSIGSTRIKPRVDKSENLTLEAVRYSLIRQEDSIIFSLLERAQYCYNKDTYDPDAFSMDGFHGSLVEYMLRESEKLHAKVGRYRSPDEHPFFPDELPEPLLPPLQYPQVLHPAADSININPKVWQMYFRNLIPRLVKAGDDGNCGSTAVCDTVCLQALSKRMHYGKFVAECKYQASPDAYRAAIREQEGIG